Proteins encoded in a region of the Augochlora pura isolate Apur16 chromosome 4, APUR_v2.2.1, whole genome shotgun sequence genome:
- the LOC144469029 gene encoding lysophospholipase-like protein 1 isoform X1: MQDSRTIFLNLTLIFIIIPNLNMAGALKIRKFNIVNATRKHTATLFFFHGSGSSGDDAKQWIDILLREELKFPHIKIVYPTAPAQPYTPIHGMHSNVWFDRKTIDINAPEQLDSIDQICKNVVELIDTEVAQGIPHENIAVSGFSMGGALSMYLAYRYKTSVAGCAAMSSFLNRNSTVYEYLKTNPGNMPPLLQYHGTKDALVSVQWAEETYNNLKEFGVKGQFKLLDGRHHELTSSQIKSFKSWVLDILPEK; the protein is encoded by the exons ATGCAGGATAGtagaacaatatttcttaatttaacaCTGATCTTTATAATCATTCCTAACTTAAACATGGCAGGAGCTTTAAAAATACGGAAGTTCAATATTGTTAATGCGACAAGGAAACATACTGCCacattgtttttctttcatgGTTCAG GATCTTCTGGGGACGATGCGAAACAATGGATTGACATATTGCTCAGGGAAGAGCTGAAGTTTCCacacataaaaattgtttacccAACTGCGCCAGCTCAACCTTACACACCTATTCATGGAATG caTAGCAATGTGTGGTTCGATCGGAAGACCATAGACATAAATGCACCTGAGCAATTGGACTCTATTGATCagatttgtaaaaatgtagTGGAACTTATAGATACAGAAGTTGCCCAAGGAATCCCTCATGAAAACATTGCTGTTTCTGGTTTCTCCATGGGCGGTGCATTGTCAATGTATTTGGCATATAGATATAAAACATCTGTAGCTGGCTGCGCCGCCATGTCCAGCTTCCTTAATAGAAACTCAACAGTATATGAG tatttaaaaacaaacCCAGGAAATATGCCACCCCTCTTACAATATCATGGCACAAAAGATGCATTGGTATCAGTACAATGGGCCGAGGAaacttataacaatttaaaagaatttggTGTGAAAGGCCAGTTCAAACTGTTGGATGGTCGACACCATGAATTAACTTCATCccaaataaaatcttttaaaagcTGGGTTTTAGACATTTTGCCAGAAAAATAA
- the LOC144469029 gene encoding lysophospholipase-like protein 1 isoform X2, translating to MLDIMIMCMYETARHAGALKIRKFNIVNATRKHTATLFFFHGSGSSGDDAKQWIDILLREELKFPHIKIVYPTAPAQPYTPIHGMHSNVWFDRKTIDINAPEQLDSIDQICKNVVELIDTEVAQGIPHENIAVSGFSMGGALSMYLAYRYKTSVAGCAAMSSFLNRNSTVYEYLKTNPGNMPPLLQYHGTKDALVSVQWAEETYNNLKEFGVKGQFKLLDGRHHELTSSQIKSFKSWVLDILPEK from the exons ATGTTGGACATAATGATCATGTGTATGTACGAAACAGCAAGGCAT GCAGGAGCTTTAAAAATACGGAAGTTCAATATTGTTAATGCGACAAGGAAACATACTGCCacattgtttttctttcatgGTTCAG GATCTTCTGGGGACGATGCGAAACAATGGATTGACATATTGCTCAGGGAAGAGCTGAAGTTTCCacacataaaaattgtttacccAACTGCGCCAGCTCAACCTTACACACCTATTCATGGAATG caTAGCAATGTGTGGTTCGATCGGAAGACCATAGACATAAATGCACCTGAGCAATTGGACTCTATTGATCagatttgtaaaaatgtagTGGAACTTATAGATACAGAAGTTGCCCAAGGAATCCCTCATGAAAACATTGCTGTTTCTGGTTTCTCCATGGGCGGTGCATTGTCAATGTATTTGGCATATAGATATAAAACATCTGTAGCTGGCTGCGCCGCCATGTCCAGCTTCCTTAATAGAAACTCAACAGTATATGAG tatttaaaaacaaacCCAGGAAATATGCCACCCCTCTTACAATATCATGGCACAAAAGATGCATTGGTATCAGTACAATGGGCCGAGGAaacttataacaatttaaaagaatttggTGTGAAAGGCCAGTTCAAACTGTTGGATGGTCGACACCATGAATTAACTTCATCccaaataaaatcttttaaaagcTGGGTTTTAGACATTTTGCCAGAAAAATAA